Genomic segment of Thermoanaerobaculia bacterium:
AACTTCCCCACCACCTTGTAGCATCCTTTCGTTCAACCCTCGAAGAAGCTCTGGAAAGCGATCTTGTTCTTCTTCTCCTCGACATAAGCCATCCTGCCGTCGAAGATCATGAAACGGTGGCTCGAGAGGTTCTTGCCGATCTCGGGGTGCAGCCCGAATCGATCCTCAAGGTATACAACAAGATCGACCGCCTGGCGCAACCACGTGCATCGGACTCCGTCCTGGCCGTTTCCGCCCGGACGGGCGAAGGGCTGGGTCACCTGCTGGATGAAATTCAGCAGAGACTTATGAAATATTTTGTTGAAATTATCTATGCCTACCCGATCGAAGATCAGGAATCCATTCGTGATTGTATGCGTCGGGGTACAGTTCTGGATGTCCACCAGGAAGAGACCATGACACACATCAAGATCCGACAGCGCCGGGACCATCGGTGACAGGAATCCTGATCGCGTATCTGGTTTTTCTTCTTATCCTGGGAACTCTTCTCGGAACACGCTCGAAGAAAGATGAGGATTTTTATGTCGCTTCACGAACCATGGGCCCGCTCCTTGTCGGGGCAAGCCTGCTGGCGACCAGTATTGGCGGATCCTCTCTCTTTGTAACCGCCGATCTCATTTCCTCTCACGGGCCATCCGGTGCAGTTCTGGAAATTGGAGGTGCTGCCGGGCTCCTGGTTCTCGGTTTGTTTCTGGTCCCCCGCGTCCGTCGAACGAATGCCTATTCCATGGCGGGAGTTCTGGGACAATTTTATGGACCGGGTGTACGCCGCTGGGGTGCCGGCCTCCTCGCCGTGGCGGAGATCCTCTGGTTTGCCCTGCTGGTCCGGGCTCTTTCGGAGGCTGTCCAGCCATCCTGGCTGCTCTATGTCGCCGTTCTTGCCGTGGTCATCTACACTTCCGCGGGAGGCCAATGGGCCGTCTTCGGGACCGATTTGCTCCAATCCGGACTGATCTTTGGAGGAATCCTGACGGCCGTGCTGTTGGTTTCTCGACCGGCACCGTTCCATCCGTCCCCGGTAGCCTTTTCCGGTATGACCTCCCTCTTTGCTCTCGCCTTTCTGGCGCACATGGCCGGATCGGATATCTTTTCACGAATTCTCTCCGCCAGGGATATTGCGGCGGCACGTTGGGGATGCGTGATGGCTGCTGCGGGAAAGCTCATCTGGGCGTGTCTGATGGTGGCCGCATTTCATGGGATCCCCGCGGAACATGCATTTCAGACATGGCTGAAGGGGCTTCCGGCAGGTGTCGCGGTTCTCGTTCTTCTTGCGGCGGTGTCCGCTCTGCTTTCCTCCATGGACACCGTTCTCATGTCGGCTACGACCTTTTTTCAACACGATCTCCTGCATCTGTCCTTTCAAACCTGGACAAGCCGAATAGTGACCGGTCTTCTTGGGACAGCTGGCGTAGCTCTCTTCCTCTGTTCCGGCTCTCTTCTGGGACTCTTTACTCTTTCCTATGCCTTTTTCAGCGGTGCTTTCATCCTGCCCGTTCTCTTCGGGATTGCCTTTGCCCGAAGGGCTTCGAGAACGACACTAGTGATCCCGGGCATGGCCGCCGGAGGGATTACGGCAGCTGCATGGAACCTCTGGATCGGTCTGGCCGTATCGGGCCTGGCGGCCGCTGTCGCTTTTACGGGAGGTGAACATCGTGACTGACCATCCCCTAGTTTCCTGTCTGATGCAGAACAGACCGTCCATCCATTCTTTTGCACTTCTCTCCCACCAGGCCGCTGTTTGGGTTGACGGGAAGCACTCCTTATCTCACCTTGTGGAGAAGGGATTCAAGCCATCAATACTCTTGACTCCTGAACATGGATTCTACGCCATAGCCCAGGACCATGAACCCGTCGTTTCTTCCGATGTCGGCCTGCCGACACAATCTCTCTACGGAAATCATCGGGCAAGCCTCTCGCCGAAAGAGGAATATCTACGGGATATGGACGCTCTCGTGATTGACCTGGTGGATATCGGAACCCGCTATTACACCTACGCTGTGACGGCACTGTACTCCATTCGGGTTGCGGCGGAGCTTGACCTTCCCGTAATCCTTCTGGACCGTCCGAATCTCCTCGGAAATGAAAAGAGGGAAGGTCCAATCCTGAGAGAGGGATTCGAGTCCTTTGTCGGAGCCTTCCACGTTCCCATTCGTCACGGTATGACATTGGGAGAGCTGATCCGTTTTGAACTGACGCGGGAAGGCCTGTCTGCAAACCTTACAGCACTCCCTGTCTCCGAAAGGAACATTCTCCCCTGGGTCCCCCCCTCCCCCAACATGCCGACCCGGACCACAGCCCTGCTTTATCCGGGCATGTGCCTCCTGGAAGCCACCAACCTATCCGAAGGCCGGGGAACAAGTCTGCCCTTTCATGTCGTCGGGGCCCCCTTTCTCGATGGAATACGCCTCTCTCGGACCCTGAATGAACTGGATCTTCCGGGGGTTTCCTTTTCTCCCTATTCCTTCCGGCCTCAATTTCAGAAGTGGGCCGGAGAGCTATGCCATGGTGTCCATCTGATGGTCACCGATCCTGATAGGTTTACCAGTTTTCCAACGGGTGTTCGTGTCCTGGAGGCCTGTTTCAGGCAGGCGCCTGATCTCGCAGTCTGGCGAAAGGACCCTTACGAATTTATTGCGGAGATCCCGGCCCTGGACCTGCTCACCGGTTCCCCGGAACTTCGAACTCTCCTGGAGAGGGGTGCCGATCTGACTTCATATCTCGCACGATGTGAAGAAGAAGCACATAAATTTCGGCCTGAAGGTCCTTAAAACGCTTTCCCGTCTCTTTTCGGAATGAGCTGTCCGGATCAGGTACGTTTTTTCTTTGACCGTATGCGAAGAACCAACAGGGTGATCATGCAGGAGACATGGAGAACCAGAAAGGGAAGAACCTGGAGAAAAGAAAGGTCAACATGCTTTATATGACGAAGGTAGATCACCGGGCCCCAGGCGCCCACACCCACAAGGATAAGAATCCACCGTAACCATTTCATAGGTTCCTCCTGTTCATCCATTCGCAGGGTATCAAGATCACCCCGGGATAACGCCGTATCATCGTAAAAAATTCTTCATTGAATGTAACCGATTGACTTCAGCTTCTGTATCTCCTCCTGCGAGAGGGTTGTATCCTTTTCTCCCGGTCGATAGATCGAGGTGTGAAGAAATCTAATTCGCTCCTTCTCCATTCGATCCGTGATTTCCGGAGCGCTGACAGCCTGGTTAACCTTTTCAAGGGGATCCTGGTCAAGGAAAAAAAGCTCGGGAGCATGATTCAGAAAGGGGTGAGGCTCCTTTCTGTCATAGGGAAAATTGCTGAAAATCTCATCGGTATAGAAAATGTACTTCATCTCTTTTCCTATGACAGCCTGGATTTCCTGACCGTAAAGTCCGCTCTCGACGAAGAGAAACCGGTTCGCGGGAGAAGGAGTCAAAAGAGAAAGTCCGGGAAAGGGTTGAGTGGATTGAATTCCGGTCAATTCCAGGATCGTGGGAAGGATGTCAATGGAGGAACGGGGTGAAAAATCTAACGTGTCAGGAAATAGATTCCGCCTGTCCGATGGAATATGGAGGAAGCAGGGCACATGGATCACTTCCTCCCACATGGCATGGCCATGGTCGAAATGGCCGTGATCCCATAGTTCCTGCCCGTGATCGCTCATCACAAGGACGATCGTATTGTCCAGGATATTGCGTTCCTTTAAGGCCGCCACCATCTCGACGACCGCATGGTTGACACGTTCGGACTCTTCCCTGTAGGCCTTCCGCATGCAGTCGATAACCGGCCCTGCCTCTTTCTTCGAAAGGTGATCGATCTGTCTCAGGCGAGCATCGGGATAGGGACCAAGGAGTCTTTTACATCCGGGATCCGAATAAGTATAGGGCGTATGGGGTTCCATGAAATGAAGATAGAAAAAGAAAGGCTGTTCAACTC
This window contains:
- a CDS encoding DUF1343 domain-containing protein codes for the protein MTDHPLVSCLMQNRPSIHSFALLSHQAAVWVDGKHSLSHLVEKGFKPSILLTPEHGFYAIAQDHEPVVSSDVGLPTQSLYGNHRASLSPKEEYLRDMDALVIDLVDIGTRYYTYAVTALYSIRVAAELDLPVILLDRPNLLGNEKREGPILREGFESFVGAFHVPIRHGMTLGELIRFELTREGLSANLTALPVSERNILPWVPPSPNMPTRTTALLYPGMCLLEATNLSEGRGTSLPFHVVGAPFLDGIRLSRTLNELDLPGVSFSPYSFRPQFQKWAGELCHGVHLMVTDPDRFTSFPTGVRVLEACFRQAPDLAVWRKDPYEFIAEIPALDLLTGSPELRTLLERGADLTSYLARCEEEAHKFRPEGP